In one window of Rhodopseudomonas palustris HaA2 DNA:
- a CDS encoding sulfurtransferase TusA family protein yields the protein MTTIKLDLTGLKCPLPVLKTRKALTALRGGDRLEVHCTDPMSLIDIPVLIRQTGDQVDSATRSEAAIVFVITKAATADRADD from the coding sequence ATGACAACGATCAAGCTCGACCTGACCGGACTGAAATGTCCGCTGCCGGTGCTGAAGACGCGCAAGGCGCTGACCGCGCTGCGCGGCGGTGACCGGCTGGAAGTGCATTGCACCGATCCGATGTCGCTGATCGATATTCCGGTGCTGATCCGGCAGACCGGGGATCAGGTCGACAGCGCGACACGATCCGAAGCGGCGATCGTGTTCGTCATCACCAAGGCCGCTACCGCCGATCGCGCCGACGACTGA
- the mobA gene encoding molybdenum cofactor guanylyltransferase MobA: MFGRRSMADPPAPPAIILAGGLAQRMGGGDKALRMVGGRTLLALVIDRLASQCDILALSANGDPARFADYDLPVIADPVDGFRGPLAGVLAGLDWVAEHRPAARWMLSTPADCPFLPRDLVARLHQARIDQQADIAVAASAGRSHPVIALWPVGLRIDLRRALLADDIRKVDRFTARYPRAMAEWPVEPADPFFNANTPQDLAEAEGLAMREPD; this comes from the coding sequence ATGTTCGGAAGACGCTCGATGGCCGACCCCCCCGCCCCACCTGCAATCATCCTCGCCGGAGGCCTGGCGCAGCGCATGGGCGGCGGCGACAAAGCGCTGCGCATGGTCGGCGGCCGAACTCTGCTGGCGCTGGTGATCGACCGCCTGGCATCGCAATGCGACATCCTGGCGCTGAGCGCCAACGGCGACCCGGCGCGGTTCGCGGACTACGACCTGCCGGTCATCGCCGATCCGGTCGATGGTTTTCGCGGTCCGCTCGCCGGCGTGCTCGCCGGGCTGGACTGGGTCGCCGAGCACCGGCCCGCCGCCCGATGGATGCTGAGCACGCCGGCGGATTGTCCGTTTCTGCCGCGCGATCTGGTCGCGCGGCTGCATCAGGCGCGGATCGATCAGCAGGCCGACATCGCCGTCGCCGCATCGGCCGGCCGCTCGCATCCGGTGATCGCGCTGTGGCCCGTCGGCCTGCGCATCGACCTGCGCCGCGCCTTGCTCGCCGACGACATCCGCAAGGTCGACCGCTTCACCGCGCGCTATCCGCGCGCGATGGCCGAATGGCCGGTCGAGCCGGCCGATCCGTTCTTCAACGCCAACACGCCGCAGGACCTCGCCGAGGCGGAGGGGCTCGCCATGCGCGAGCCGGACTGA
- a CDS encoding DUF6496 domain-containing protein, translated as MARKYAKKASAKVARAMKKRKSGTLKSGGSGKTVKSRKQAIAIGLSEARAEGKKVPSKKGAKKTGTKATKKTTKKSAKTTTKKTAAKKATKKSSKEKTKKTAARKSATGRKRTPSKKG; from the coding sequence ATGGCCAGAAAATATGCGAAGAAAGCGTCGGCCAAGGTCGCGCGCGCGATGAAGAAGCGCAAGTCCGGCACGCTGAAGAGCGGCGGCTCCGGCAAGACGGTGAAGAGCCGCAAGCAGGCGATCGCGATCGGCCTGTCGGAAGCGCGCGCCGAAGGCAAGAAAGTGCCGAGCAAGAAGGGCGCGAAGAAGACCGGCACCAAGGCCACGAAGAAGACGACCAAGAAGTCGGCGAAGACGACCACAAAGAAGACGGCGGCGAAGAAGGCGACCAAGAAGTCGTCGAAAGAGAAGACGAAGAAGACGGCGGCCCGCAAGTCGGCGACGGGCCGCAAGCGCACGCCGTCGAAGAAGGGTTGA
- a CDS encoding Ku protein yields the protein MAPRRAYWKGSLKLSLVSCPVALYPASTSVEKTRFHMINTETGNRLKQQMIDEETGDVVEKQQKGRGYEVRKGKYVAIEKDELEAVQIESTHTIEIDSFVPADEIDKRYLDHPYYIAPEGKAGVDAFAVIRDAMKDKGRVALGRIVLTNREHVIAIEPLGKGLLGTTLRYPYELRDAEDYFDGIKSPKISKDMVELAGHILDTKAAHFDPSTFKDDYETALKALVKRKAAGKSIKIPEPRETSDNVVSLMDALKQSLGGKKGSKPAPRRAASRGGSRAAKKAHRSAARSRKAS from the coding sequence ATGGCCCCGCGCCGCGCCTACTGGAAGGGCTCGCTGAAACTGTCCTTGGTCAGTTGTCCCGTGGCGCTGTATCCGGCCTCGACCAGCGTCGAGAAGACCCGCTTTCACATGATCAACACCGAGACCGGCAACCGGCTGAAGCAGCAGATGATCGACGAGGAAACCGGCGACGTGGTCGAAAAGCAGCAGAAGGGCCGCGGCTACGAAGTCCGCAAGGGCAAGTATGTCGCGATCGAGAAGGACGAGCTCGAAGCGGTGCAGATCGAGAGTACCCACACCATCGAGATCGACAGCTTCGTGCCCGCCGACGAGATCGACAAGCGCTACCTCGACCATCCGTACTACATCGCACCGGAGGGCAAGGCCGGGGTAGACGCCTTCGCCGTGATCCGCGACGCGATGAAGGACAAGGGCCGCGTCGCGCTGGGGCGGATCGTGCTGACCAACCGCGAGCATGTGATCGCGATCGAGCCGCTCGGCAAGGGCCTGCTCGGCACCACGTTGCGTTATCCCTACGAACTGCGCGACGCCGAGGATTATTTCGACGGCATCAAGAGCCCGAAAATCTCCAAGGACATGGTCGAACTCGCCGGGCACATCCTCGACACCAAGGCGGCGCATTTCGATCCGTCGACCTTCAAGGACGACTACGAGACCGCGCTGAAGGCGCTGGTCAAGCGCAAGGCCGCCGGCAAGTCGATCAAGATCCCCGAGCCGCGCGAGACGTCCGACAACGTCGTCAGCCTGATGGATGCGCTCAAGCAGAGCCTCGGCGGCAAGAAGGGCAGCAAGCCTGCGCCGCGGCGCGCGGCGTCACGCGGCGGTAGCCGCGCGGCGAAGAAGGCCCACCGCTCGGCGGCGCGTTCACGCAAGGCGAGCTGA